The DNA sequence CTGCACCGCCGCTGCTCGATGGCGACGCTCTTCCGGCGCTACCACTCGGGCGTGCGGACGGTCCCGCGCCGCTGGCTGCACCGGCTGCTGGTGCCGCCGCGCGGAACCAGCGTGCTGGCGGTCTTCGGCCGCGAGGTGATCGGCCTGGCACAGCTCATCCCGAGCGCCTCGGGCACCGCCGAGATCTCCCTGCTGGTGGAGGACGACTGGCAGCAGCAGGGCATCGGCACCGCACTGCTGGCCCGGCTCGCCGTCCTCGCGGAGGCCCAGGGCATCACGGAGCTGACGGCGGACTCCCTGACCGGCGACGACGTCCTGCCCCGCACGGCGGCCCGGGCCGGCCTGCGGACCGAACGCGCCGTCGAGGACGGCGCCAAGCTCCGGCTGTTCCTGCCCGCCTAGCGCTTCCAGAACCAGTCTTTTTCCCGCGCTTCGCGCAGGGCGGACTTCTTGCGCTCGGCGGTGAGCCGGTCGAGGTAGAGGACGCCGTCGAGGTGGTCGGTCTCGTGCTGGAGGCACTGGGCCAGCACGTCTTCGCCTTCGACCTCGATGGGTTCGTTGTGGACGTCGACGCCGCGGACCTTCGCGTGCTTGGCGCGCCGGGTGGGGAACCACAGCTCCGGCACGGACAGGCAGCCCTCGCTGATTTCGTGCGTCTCCTCGGAGAGCTCGACGATCTCGGGGTTGACGACGTACCCGGTCAGCCCGGCGACGTCGTAGCTGAAAACCCGCAGCCCGACGCCGATCTGCGGCGCGGCGAGCCCGGCCCGCCCGGCGGGTTTGACCGAGTCGACCAGGTCCCGCACGAGCGCCTCGAGCTTCTCGTCGAACACGGTGACCGGGTCACAGGCGAACTTGAGGATCGGATCGCCGAAATAGCGCAGTTCGCGCATCGCCATGAGCAGAACATCCTTCGTGCGGTGTCGGACTGGCAGCTTAGGGCAGCGCGCGGCGCGAGCGGCTCAGGCCCGGAGACGCAGACCTGAGGGCGTCGCCCGGAAACCCGCTTCCCGCAGCACTTCCGCCAGCTCCGACGTGAGGGCTTGCTCGCCGTCCGCGCGCTGGACGGCCAGCTGGCCCAGCCAGCCCTCGCGGACCGCGGCCGACAGGGCCTGGGCCGCGTCCGACAGCGGTTGGCGTTCCTCGGTGAAGCTCAGCAGGGATCGGCCTCCTCGCTCGACGTACAGGGCCGGGACCCCGTCCACCAGGACCGCCAGCGCCCCGGCCTTGCGCGCCGGACGGTGCTTCGTGTCGCCCGTCGCCGCCGGCCAGGGGAGGGCGGCACCGTACGGCTGGGCCGGGTCCGCCGCGGCCAGGACCACCGCGCGGCCGGGCGCCGGGCGGCCGGGGCCGGACAGTGCGCGCAGGCGGTCGACCGCGCCCTTCGCCGCGAACTGGGCCGCGCCGAGCCCCTCCACGACGTAGCCGCGGATCACCTGGCCGGTGTCCTCCATGCCGCGCAGGACCTTGTAGATCCCCGAGAACCCGCCGGTGACGCGTTCGGTGTCGAGCGCGCCGCGGGTCAGGACGCCGTGGCGTTCCAGGAACGCTTCCGTGCGGGCGTGGGCTCGCCGGGTCGCGTCGGTTTCGCGGGGCGGGGTCAGCGCCCACCGGCCCGCCACGGTCGGCGGCCCGGACCGCGACGGCATCTGTGGTCGCCCGGCCCGCAGCCGCGCGTACCGGCCGCGGGGCGCCTGGCGCCGAGCCTTGTGCGCGCCGTGCCCGGCGACCTGGGCCCGCAGCGGACCGAGCGTGTCGCCGGTGACCAGCCCCGCCCACACCAGGTCCCACAGCGCCGCCACGACTTCGGCGTCGTTCGGTGCCTTCTCCACCAGCACGGTCGCGCGGTCCACCAGCTGCCGGAAGAACAGCGCGCCACCCTCCAAAGTGGACACGATGGCGTCGTGCAGCGGCCCGGCCGGGATGTCCTCGACGACCTCGGGCAGCAGCAGGTCGGCGACGTCCGTGGGAGCGAGGGCGATCCAGCCGTCCCCGCCGGACAGCGCGCCGCAGCCCGCCCACGTGACTTCGCCCGCTGTCGTCAGCTCGTCCAGCAGCGCGGGGGAGTAGCCCGGCAGCCGCCCGGGCAGGATCAGCGACTCCACCGCGCTCGCCGGCAACGGCGCCCCGGCGAGCTGCTCGACCACCGACAGCACGTCGTCCGCCGTCGGCGCCGCCCGGACGCGGCCGCCGAACCCGTGCCACGCCGGCAGGAACCGGCCCAGCGCCGCCGGTTCGACCGGCTCGACCTCGGCCCGCAGCTTCGCCAGCGACGCCCGCCGCAGCCGCCGCAGCACCGCGGAGTCGCAGTACTCGACCCCGGCGCCGTGGGTGTCCGGGTGCCCGACCGGGCTCAGTTCGCCCCGCACCAGCCGGCCTTCGCCGGTCATCCGGTCGAGGACGCCGGTGACGACGGCCAGGCCGAGCCCGAACCGCCGGGCCACCGCGGCCGCCGCGAACGGGCCGCGCCCGCGGGCGTACCGCGACAGCAGGTCGCCGAGCGGGTCCGCCACCGGTTCGGTGAACGCCTCGGGCACGCCCACCGGCAGCGCGGTGCCCAGCGCGTCCCGCACCCGGCCCGCGTCCTCGATCGCCAGGAACCGTTCCGTGCCGCCGATCCGCACCCGGATCGCCCGCCGCGCCGCTTCCAGCTCGGTGAGCCACTCCGCCTGGATCCCGCGTTCGGCCGCCTCTTCGACGGTCAGGTCGCCGAGGAACCGCAACAGGTCGGCGGCGTCTTCGGCGGAGCGCGCGTGCCGGTCGGGTTCGAGCCGCTGCAGCGACCGTTCGACCTCGCGCACGGCTTCCGGGTCGAGCAGTTCGCGGATCGCCTCGGTGCCGAGGAGTTCGGCCAGCAGCGCCGAATCCAGCGACAGCGCCGCCGCCCGCCGCTCGGCCAGCGGCGCGTCGGTCTCGTACAGGAACATCCCGACGTAGCCGAAGAGCAGGCTGCGCGCGAACGGCGACGCGGCCGGCGTCTCGACCTCCACCAGCCGCACCTTGCGGGCGCGGACGTCGGCCATCAGCTCCCGCAGCCCGCCCACGTCGTAGACGTCCTGCAGGACTTCCCGCATCGCCTCCAGTACGACCGGGAACCGCTCGTACTTCGCCGCGACCGAAAGCAGCTGCGACGCGCGTTGCCGTTGCTGCCACAGGGGAGTGCGGCGCCGCGGGTCCCGGCGCGGCAGCAGCAGCGACCGGGCCGCGCACTCCCGGAACCGGGCCGCGAACACGGCCGAGCCGCCGACCTCCGCGACGATCAGCTGCTCCACCTCTTCGGGGTCGAGCAGGATGTCGTCCGCGCCGATCGTGACGTCGCCGCCGTCGGCGTCCAGCGCGTCCGGCAGGCGCAGGACGATGCCGTCGTCGGAGTGCGCCACCTGCGCGTCGACCCCGCGGTTTTCCCGCAGCCGCGCGGCGATCGCCAGGGCCCACGGCGCGTTCACCTGCGCGCCGAACGGCGAGTGCAGGATGATCCGCCAGTCGCCGAGCTCGTCGCGGTAGCGCTCCAGCAGGAGCGTCCGGTCGTTCGGCACGTGCCGGGTCGCGGACTTCTGCTCGGCCAGGTAGGCGAGCAGGTTGTCGGACGCCCGTTCGTCCAGGCCGGCCGCGGTGGCCCGGTCCCTGGCCTTCTGGTCGTCCGATGTGGACAGTTCGCGGACGAACTTCCCCAGCGCCCGGCCGAGTTCGAGCGGCCGGCCCGGCGCGTCACCCTTCCAGAACGGCATCCGCGCCGGCTCGCCCGGCGCGGGCACCACGATGACCCGGTCGTGCGTGATGTCGGTGATCCGCCACGACGACGTGCCGAGCAGGATGGTGTCGCCGACCCGCGACTCGTACACCATTTCTTCGTCGAACTCGCCGACGCGCGAGCCGGGCTTGTCGTCGGCGCCCGGCGTCATCACGGTGAACAGGCCGCGGTCGGGGATGGTGCCGCCCGAGGTCACGGCCAGTCGCTGCGAGCCCGGCCGGCCGCGCAGCTCGCCGCTGATGCGGTCCCAGGTGATCCGCGCCCGCAGCTCGCCGAACTCCTCGCTCGGGTACCGGCCGGCGAGCATGTCGAGCACCGCGTGCAGCGCGTCGTCCGGCAGCGACGCGAACGGTGCCGCCCGCCGCACCAGCGACGCCAGGTCCGGCACCGTCCACGGTTCCAGCGCCACCATGGCCACGACGTGCTGCGCCAGGACGTCGAGCGGGTTGCGGGGGTAGCGGACCGCCTCGATCGCGCCGCTCGCCATCCGTTCCGCGACCACCGCGCACGAGACGAGGTCGCCGCGGAACTTCGGGAACATCACCCCGGAGGAGACCGCGCCGACCTGGTGCCCGGCCCGGCCGACGCGCTGCAGCCCGGACGCCACCGTCGGCGGCGCCTCGATCTGCACCACCAGGTCCACCGCGCCCATGTCGATGCCCAGCTCCAGCGACGACGTCGCCACCACGCACGGCAGCCGCCCGGACTTGAGGTCTTCCTCGACGTGCGTGCGCTGCTCCCGCGACATCGACC is a window from the Amycolatopsis sp. cg9 genome containing:
- the def gene encoding peptide deformylase — its product is MAMRELRYFGDPILKFACDPVTVFDEKLEALVRDLVDSVKPAGRAGLAAPQIGVGLRVFSYDVAGLTGYVVNPEIVELSEETHEISEGCLSVPELWFPTRRAKHAKVRGVDVHNEPIEVEGEDVLAQCLQHETDHLDGVLYLDRLTAERKKSALREAREKDWFWKR
- a CDS encoding DEAD/DEAH box helicase, which translates into the protein MMDDVATDVLDLFSPATRDWFAGAFAAPTAAQEGAWRAAHAGEHALVVAPTGSGKTLSAFLWALDRLSVEPPPAEATKRCRILYVSPLKALAVDVQRNLRAPLAGISQATRRLGLPVPEIEVGMRTGDTTAAERRSFGKTPPDVLVTTPESLFLILTSSARESLRGVETVIVDEVHAVAGGKRGAHLALSLERLDSLLPKPAQRIGLSATVRPVDEVSAFLAGGRPVRVVQPKLAKTIEVRVEVPVEDMSNLDAPRSGHAPSPLDALESLGSLESLTEAFPPGDIAPGGLGTLEEMAGNPVQRPSIWPAVEERVLSLIQAHRSTIVFANSRRLTERMTARLNELAAEQTELTPADAFPAEAVGQSGVSTGAPPVIARAHHGSMSREQRTHVEEDLKSGRLPCVVATSSLELGIDMGAVDLVVQIEAPPTVASGLQRVGRAGHQVGAVSSGVMFPKFRGDLVSCAVVAERMASGAIEAVRYPRNPLDVLAQHVVAMVALEPWTVPDLASLVRRAAPFASLPDDALHAVLDMLAGRYPSEEFGELRARITWDRISGELRGRPGSQRLAVTSGGTIPDRGLFTVMTPGADDKPGSRVGEFDEEMVYESRVGDTILLGTSSWRITDITHDRVIVVPAPGEPARMPFWKGDAPGRPLELGRALGKFVRELSTSDDQKARDRATAAGLDERASDNLLAYLAEQKSATRHVPNDRTLLLERYRDELGDWRIILHSPFGAQVNAPWALAIAARLRENRGVDAQVAHSDDGIVLRLPDALDADGGDVTIGADDILLDPEEVEQLIVAEVGGSAVFAARFRECAARSLLLPRRDPRRRTPLWQQRQRASQLLSVAAKYERFPVVLEAMREVLQDVYDVGGLRELMADVRARKVRLVEVETPAASPFARSLLFGYVGMFLYETDAPLAERRAAALSLDSALLAELLGTEAIRELLDPEAVREVERSLQRLEPDRHARSAEDAADLLRFLGDLTVEEAAERGIQAEWLTELEAARRAIRVRIGGTERFLAIEDAGRVRDALGTALPVGVPEAFTEPVADPLGDLLSRYARGRGPFAAAAVARRFGLGLAVVTGVLDRMTGEGRLVRGELSPVGHPDTHGAGVEYCDSAVLRRLRRASLAKLRAEVEPVEPAALGRFLPAWHGFGGRVRAAPTADDVLSVVEQLAGAPLPASAVESLILPGRLPGYSPALLDELTTAGEVTWAGCGALSGGDGWIALAPTDVADLLLPEVVEDIPAGPLHDAIVSTLEGGALFFRQLVDRATVLVEKAPNDAEVVAALWDLVWAGLVTGDTLGPLRAQVAGHGAHKARRQAPRGRYARLRAGRPQMPSRSGPPTVAGRWALTPPRETDATRRAHARTEAFLERHGVLTRGALDTERVTGGFSGIYKVLRGMEDTGQVIRGYVVEGLGAAQFAAKGAVDRLRALSGPGRPAPGRAVVLAAADPAQPYGAALPWPAATGDTKHRPARKAGALAVLVDGVPALYVERGGRSLLSFTEERQPLSDAAQALSAAVREGWLGQLAVQRADGEQALTSELAEVLREAGFRATPSGLRLRA